In Desulfopila inferna, a single window of DNA contains:
- a CDS encoding HupE/UreJ family protein: MSISLWKILAAIALLLILPWSAFAHVQGGQAAGFITGLEHPWSGLDHVLAMIAVGLWGAQLGNPAIWILPVTFPIVMSLGAMMGLLGIPVPGIEIGIALSAILLGIMVLGEVRPKLAFAATLVGFFAIFHGHAHGTELPAGQSGQLYSIGFVMATGCLHGLGILVGVIHRWPMGKLILRGSGGLITCMGILFLWQALA; this comes from the coding sequence ATGAGTATCAGTCTCTGGAAAATATTGGCGGCAATTGCTCTTTTGCTGATTCTTCCCTGGTCGGCTTTTGCGCATGTCCAGGGAGGTCAGGCGGCCGGGTTCATCACTGGCCTCGAGCATCCCTGGTCGGGGCTCGACCATGTCCTGGCCATGATTGCCGTCGGCCTGTGGGGTGCGCAGCTGGGCAATCCCGCCATCTGGATTCTGCCAGTCACCTTCCCCATTGTCATGTCCCTCGGGGCGATGATGGGGCTTTTGGGGATACCGGTTCCCGGTATCGAGATCGGTATCGCCCTGTCGGCCATCCTCCTCGGCATCATGGTGTTGGGAGAAGTTCGGCCCAAGCTTGCCTTTGCCGCAACTTTGGTCGGCTTTTTTGCAATTTTTCACGGTCATGCCCATGGCACTGAGCTGCCGGCGGGGCAGAGCGGCCAGCTCTACTCCATTGGTTTCGTAATGGCCACCGGCTGTCTGCATGGCCTGGGTATTCTTGTAGGCGTTATTCACCGCTGGCCCATGGGCAAGCTGATCCTGCGCGGTTCCGGCGGACTGATCACCTGTATGGGCATACTTTTCCTTTGGCAGGCACTGGCATGA
- a CDS encoding HupE/UreJ family protein codes for MKRSFSPYWLLLPVVSMVAVILHPVRAAAHLVTTGMGPVYDGIGHLLLTPEDLIIALALALYGGLLGTTHGRHALFLVPAAWFVGGLFGMQTAPLPDFPVAALSFLLLGLLIAADLRLPLSAFTITAVAVSLTHGFLNGIALKSGPAGLGLIGITAALFILVTLVSALVVSLRPPWSRIAVRVMGGWVAAVGVLMIGWFVRGNMA; via the coding sequence ATGAAGCGATCGTTTTCGCCATACTGGCTACTGCTGCCAGTGGTGTCCATGGTGGCGGTTATCCTGCACCCGGTACGCGCCGCGGCCCACCTGGTGACCACGGGTATGGGACCGGTATATGACGGTATCGGCCATCTGCTGCTCACTCCGGAGGATCTTATCATCGCCCTGGCTCTTGCTCTTTATGGCGGATTGCTGGGGACGACTCACGGAAGGCATGCCCTGTTCCTGGTGCCGGCGGCCTGGTTTGTCGGCGGGCTTTTCGGGATGCAGACGGCACCACTCCCTGATTTTCCGGTGGCCGCCCTGTCATTTCTCCTTCTTGGATTGCTGATCGCCGCCGACCTCCGTCTTCCGCTGTCAGCCTTCACCATTACGGCCGTTGCTGTCAGCCTGACGCACGGCTTTTTAAACGGCATCGCCCTGAAGAGCGGCCCGGCAGGTTTGGGGCTTATCGGTATTACGGCAGCCCTTTTTATTCTGGTGACACTGGTTTCCGCCTTAGTTGTGTCACTTCGGCCACCATGGTCCAGGATAGCTGTACGTGTCATGGGCGGTTGGGTTGCTGCGGTCGGTGTATTGATGATCGGTTGGTTCGTGCGGGGCAATATGGCATAA
- a CDS encoding response regulator, with protein MKFEKVLLADCHHDMLGGVRTLLEGIFERVHMVADEASLLEAIEKIRPDLVIADLSFPVTRGLNVIHRLRRLFPEVKLLVLSVHNGQVAMQDSFAAGAVGFVLKSTAVDDLVQAIEAVHQGKRFKSPSLTDNDGQ; from the coding sequence ATGAAATTCGAAAAAGTTCTTCTGGCCGATTGTCACCATGACATGCTCGGTGGAGTGCGAACACTTCTTGAGGGGATATTTGAAAGGGTGCACATGGTGGCTGATGAGGCCTCACTGCTGGAAGCAATCGAGAAGATACGTCCAGATCTTGTTATTGCCGACCTTTCTTTTCCAGTTACCAGGGGGCTCAATGTCATCCATCGTCTGCGAAGGCTCTTTCCCGAGGTGAAACTGCTTGTTCTCAGTGTCCATAATGGACAGGTAGCCATGCAGGACAGCTTTGCTGCCGGGGCGGTGGGCTTTGTTTTGAAAAGTACGGCGGTGGATGACCTAGTTCAGGCCATAGAGGCCGTCCATCAGGGAAAACGGTTCAAGTCACCGTCACTGACCGATAATGACGGCCAATAA
- a CDS encoding cysteine rich repeat-containing protein, whose product MRKKMMMMLAAILLLVGPAVAAENPVAQEMEAAMKTIAEGCEQELTGYCKDVTPGEGRILACLYAYGDKVSPRCEYALYDSLHQLNKTLAVTSYVIGECRQDLSAYCADVQVGEGRLLDCLDSNESTISRRCNTALKDAGWK is encoded by the coding sequence ATGAGAAAGAAAATGATGATGATGCTGGCGGCAATTCTTTTGCTGGTTGGACCGGCGGTGGCAGCAGAAAATCCTGTTGCCCAGGAAATGGAGGCAGCGATGAAAACCATTGCCGAGGGATGTGAGCAGGAACTGACCGGTTATTGCAAAGATGTCACTCCCGGAGAGGGACGTATACTGGCCTGTCTCTATGCCTACGGAGATAAGGTGTCGCCACGCTGCGAATATGCCCTCTACGATTCGCTCCATCAACTCAACAAGACCCTGGCAGTCACCTCCTATGTCATCGGAGAATGCCGGCAGGATCTATCAGCATATTGTGCTGATGTTCAAGTGGGAGAAGGTCGACTGCTGGACTGCCTCGACAGTAATGAATCCACGATCAGCAGGCGCTGCAATACGGCCTTGAAGGATGCAGGCTGGAAATAG